Proteins encoded together in one Plasmodium brasilianum strain Bolivian I chromosome 6, whole genome shotgun sequence window:
- a CDS encoding protein kinase has protein sequence MLQYFVNKLFGDLPSNFSFVIGKKLSYERKTGYFEIYDGVSKNNEDVCIFIYEKKSKEENSSIRRYTSNHFKYCKKLIHPNILKVLYTHESDKRIYIVTEKCIPLICQRIKSDPIWGLYEIISAVHFINMCNYIHCLIGPYSVFVNSRGRWKLSLFDCVHESNENIHNILNDVRYHLFYNSECSSNSMNHIHSSELDSYGLGFLMTWSYKNYISLTTVCSNYPISVEDGKYYNRSTMNDSDSFVPGISTWDNGFYSNTVSATLSVDNNNRLSNGDKNTSNGDECIPRSLYGIYNMLKKGICAGYSMRSNNRVDLSVILNDDCLKKNTIVSTMLFLTELHMKSKNEKTKFLDDLLTNLDNIPTDVKVQMILPELVQNIEISENCVKCLKIILIISKDMTRENFEKLVYPNFCKYFSLTDRNVRYVLLECFHMVENHLNSNNMNEICTAYLYGFLDNNISIKNETIKNFIYVFPKLKKGFKSSSLNALLENLKQNDCCIKTNTIICIAKIAKYILADKQNILENVYLVGLHDPFIQTRVATIQSIKFTYDQFSTKKFVSNILPMLIKLLIDDAMEIRICAFEALDYIIVQLKNHLLLEGSGGINNKGTTSHDYITIHNDTISHSDIATGSMKTYKFMDKIKDIIQNKDKLNADPDGLAVQGECFNMIGLAENDMENNKYRAFLNSTVDELSLGKKVDKSLLNSSIDKAFLSNSMNNPHLNNCGKMYNNVYNSSRSNDKMGNSKKENTNHDDSSVHLSVDNYRGNQSTFIFSNKEMALYNKQENNFTFEEKNIRNNYSDRDMNIWDGKNEFDNEHKEHYNDNNYNVEIMNTSDHKGNGGVNTFKGNFEKRSTDKKKKKN, from the coding sequence ATGCTGCAGTACTTTGTTAATAAACTGTTCGGTGATCTGCCATCAAATTTTAGCTTCGTAATagggaaaaaattatcttaTGAAAGGAAAACAGGGTATTTCGAAATATATGATGGtgttagtaaaaataatgaagacgtatgtatttttatatatgaaaagaaaagtaaagaagaaaatagtaGTATTCGAAGATATACAAGTAaccattttaaatattgtaaaaaattaattcatccaaatattttaaaagtgtTGTATACACATGAAAGTGATaagagaatatatatagtaaccGAGAAATGTATTCCTTTAATTTGTCAAAGAATAAAAAGTGATCCGATATGGGGattatatgaaattattagtgcagtacattttattaatatgtgtaattatattcattGTTTAATAGGACCTTATTCCGTTTTTGTTAACTCAAGAGGTAGATggaaattatcattatttgaTTGTGTACATGAGAGCaatgaaaatatacacaATATACTGAATGATGTAAggtatcatttattttataattctgaATGTTCTTCAAATAGCATGAATCATATTCATTCAAGTGAATTAGATAGTTATGGGTTAGGTTTTTTGATGACTTggtcatataaaaattatatttcgtTAACAACTGTTTGCAGTAATTATCCCATTTCCGTCGAGGATGGGAAATACTATAATAGGAGTACGATGAATGATTCGGATTCGTTTGTACCTGGCATTTCTACATGGGATAATGGTTTTTACAGCAACACTGTTTCTGCCACTTTAAGTGTAGATAACAATAATAGACTCAGTAATGGTGATAAGAATACTAGTAATGGCGATGAGTGCATACCGAGGAGCCTTTACGGAATATACAACATGCTCAAGAAGGGAATATGTGCGGGGTACAGTATGAGAAGCAACAATCGCGTTGATCTTAGCGTTATACTAAATGATGATTGTTTGAAGAAAAATACTATCGTGAGTACCATGCTATTCTTAACCGAGTTACACATGAAatctaaaaatgaaaaaacaaaatttttagatGATCTTCTTACCAATTTGGATAATATTCCAACAGATGTAAAGGTTCAAATGATTTTGCCTGAACTTGTTCAGAATATTGAAATATCCGAAAATTGTGTGAAAtgtttgaaaattatattaattatttcaaaagATATGACTAGAGagaattttgaaaaattagtTTATCCAAacttttgtaaatatttttcactgACTGATAGAAATGTAAGGTATGTATTATTAGAATGTTTTCATATGGTCGAGAATCATTtgaatagtaataatatgaatgaaATTTGTACTGCTTATTTATATGGATTTTTAGATAACAACATTTCGATAAAAAACGAAACTATAAAGAACTTCATATATGTCTTTCCTAAATTGAAAAAGGGATTTAAATCATCATCTTTGAATGCTTTATTAGAAAATCTAAAGCAAAATGATTGTTGTATAAAAACAAACACAATTATATGTATTGctaaaatagcaaaatatatattagcaGATAAGCAAAATATACTTGAAAATGTGTATCTAGTAGGTTTACACGATCCTTTTATTCAAACACGAGTAGCTACTATTCAATCCATTAAATTTACTTATGATCAGTTTAGtactaaaaaatttgtttctaatatattaccTATGTTAATTAAATTACTCATTGATGATGCAATGGAAATAAGGATTTGCGCATTTGAGGCATTAGACTATATTATAGTTCAACTCAAAAATCATTTGTTATTAGAGGGGAGTGGTGGTATCAATAATAAAGGTACTACTAGCCATGATTATATAACTATTCACAATGATACAATAAGCCACAGTGATATAGCAACAGGTTCaatgaaaacatataaattcatGGACAAAATTAAAGAcataattcaaaataaagataaattaaatgCGGATCCAGATGGACTTGCGGTTCAGGGAGAATGTTTTAATATGATCGGTTTAGCAGAAAATGATATGGAGAATAACAAGTATAGAGCATTCCTAAATAGTACCGTTGATGAGTTATCACTAGGTAAAAAAGTCGATAAGTCATTACTAAATAGCAGTATTGATAAAGCATTCCTCAGCAATAGCATGAACAACCCACACTTGAACAACTGTGGGAAGATGTATAACAACGTGTACAATAGTAGTAGGAGTAATGATAAAATGGGGAAcagtaaaaaggaaaacacaAACCATGATGATAGTAGTGTTCACTTATCAGTGGATAATTACAGAGGAAATCAATccacttttattttttcgaaTAAAGAAATggcattatataataaacaagaaaataattttacttttgaggaaaaaaatattaggaATAATTACAGTGATAGAGATATGAACATTTGGgatggaaaaaatgaatttgaCAATGAGCATAAGGAACactataatgataataattacaatGTAGAAATTATGAACACGTCAGATCACAAGGGGAATGGAGGAGTCAACACTTTTAAAGGTAATTTTGAAAAGAGATCaacagataaaaaaaaaaaaaaaaattga
- a CDS encoding actin-depolymerizing factor 1, with protein sequence MISGIRVNDTCITEFNNMKIRKTCRWIIFVIENCEIIIHSKGATTTLTELVESIDKNEQIQCAYVVFDAVHKIHFFMYARESSNSRDRMTYASSKQALLKKIEGVNVLTSVIESAQDVADFK encoded by the exons ATGATAAGTGGTATTCGCGTTAACGATACTTGTATAACAGAATtcaataatatgaaaattcgAAAAACTTGCCGATGGATTATATTCGTTATAGAAAATTGTGAGATTATTATTCATTCCAAAGGAGCAACAACTACTTTAACCGAATTAGTGGAATCGattgataaaaatgaacaaattcAATGTGCATATGTTGTTTTTGACGCGG tGCACAAAATTCACTTCTTTATGTATGCAAGAGAATCATCAAATTCGAGAGACAGGATGACCTATGCTTCTAGTAAACAAGcattattaaagaaaattgaAGGAGTTAACGTTTTAACCTCAGTTATTGAAAGCGCTCAGGATGTTGCTGATTTTAAATAG